A genomic stretch from Solenopsis invicta isolate M01_SB chromosome 15, UNIL_Sinv_3.0, whole genome shotgun sequence includes:
- the LOC105195561 gene encoding uncharacterized protein LOC105195561 isoform X2, producing the protein MFENIALDIETLLSKGMSELQSNGAAILHTMQYHKEILKDYKLEFNNIRNNFIARKDCENLVGSVHKEIGRDARTTPSKRSSRSRSSAKESPETGPSSRKRRRSVIDKGDVVSKRLHNEEAKFAKSVAGREGTPRFNRFLNFLIKEEGKKCVEVLKREGVNLTNMSSILSRAGSNAPQAFKDLYNLWFDAEGNKTEYLKILEKEGVNLSNMSSVLSRAGANAEKAFKDLYDLWFDAEGNKTPYLKTLETEGISLTNISSILHGVGAKAKVAFIELYNLWFDAEGNKTKYLKTLEKKGINLANVSSMLSGAGAKAVKAFKDLYDLWFDAEGNKTQYLRTLETEGINLPNISGILGGAGAKAAKTFKDLYDLWFDVEENKTKYLKTFETEGINLANISSILGRAGANATKAFKDLYDLWFDEQGNKTQYLKTLKTEEISLANMSSALSGAGAKAAKAFKDLYDLWFDAERNKTKYLKILEKEEISPANMSSILSGAGANATKAFKDLYDLWFDEQGNKTQYLKTLEKEEISLANVSSILNGAGANATKAFKDLYDLWFDAEGEKIQYFNILKKEGISPANMSSILSGAGANATKAFKDLYDLWFDAEGKKIQYLKNLKEEGISLANMSSILSGAGAKAAKTFKDLYDLWFDAKGNKTKYLQTLEKEEINLTNISSILHGAGAKAVKAFKNLYSTFFDEQGNKKQHLKHFVKKKGFTIHNLSSILSGSGANARYAFEKLYRVCFNDKGKRTKLLNDFYKAGFEPGNLSCMLCGAGVHASSILKRLHSVCFDDEGERTELLNNFFNAGFRSGDLCNILSGVAGSLEEFHDFCFIRETKKYLYHFLDEKESFTPSNLCNILHGARANIYSALRDFHNVCFDEAGNKTQLLDDFYRAGFTTSNLSKILSMAGNNASSIFVNFYKSCFNKKNYLNHFLAEKELFTPKNLSKILDRVGLNICSTFEKLHNLCFDKEGNKTKYLNDLIKSNSTNKILKILYKKVKKAPFTFLDSTSLQ; encoded by the exons ATGTTTGAGAACATAGCGTTGGATATTGAAACATTGCTCTCCAAG GGGATGAGTGAATTGCAGTCAAACGGAGCAGCTATACTGCACACGATGCAGTACCACAAAGAAATACTGAAAGACTACAAACTGGAATTCAATAACATTAGAAATAACTTTATAGCCAGGAAAGATTGCGAGAATCTGGTAGGCAGCGTCCATAAGGAAATAGG AAGAGATGCTAGAACTACCCCATCCAAACGAAGTAGTCGTTCAAGGAGTTCAGCCAAGGAAAGTCCTGAAACTGGTCCTAGCTCTAGAAAACGGAGACGTTCTGTTATAGACAAAGGTGACGTAGTATCAAAGAGGCTGCACAATGAAGAGGCTAAATTTGCTAAAAGTGTTGCTGGTAGAGAAGGGACACCTAGGTTTAATCGattcttaaatttcttaattaaagaagaaggaaaaaaatgtGTAGAGGTTCTGAAAAGAGAAGGAGTAAATTTAACTAATAtgtccagtattttaagtaGAGCAGGATCTAATGCTCCTCAGGCTTTTAAAGACTTATATAACCTTTGGTTTGATGCAGAAGGAAATAaaactgaatatttaaaaattctagaaaaagaagGAGTAAATCTATCTAATATGTCCAGTGTTTTGAGTAGAGCAGGAGCCAATGCCGAAAAAGCTTTTAAAGACTTATATGACCTTTGGTTTGATGCAGAAGGAAATAAAACtccatatttaaaaactttagaaaCAGAGGGAATAAGTCTAACTAATATATCCAGTATTTTGCATGGAGTAGGAGCTAAGGCTAAAGTTgcttttatagaattatataatctttGGTTTGATGCAGAAGgaaataaaacgaaatatttaaaaactctagaaaaaaaAGGGATAAATCTAGCTAATGTGTCTAGTATGTTAAGTGGAGCAGGAGCTAAGGCTGTAAAAGCTtttaaagacttatatgatcttTGGTTTGATGCAGAAGgaaataaaacacaatatttgaGAACTCTAGAAACAGAAGGAATAAATCTACCTAATATATCCGGTATTTTAGGTGGGGCAGGAGCTAAGGCtgcaaaaacttttaaagacttatatgatcttTGGTTTGATgtagaagaaaataaaacaaaatatttaaaaactttcgaAACAGAAGGAATAAATTTAGCTAATATATCCAGTATTTTAGGTAGAGCAGGAGCTAACGCCACAAAAGCTTTTAAAGACTTATATGACCTTTGGTTTGATGAGCAAGgaaataaaacacaatatttaaaaactctaaaaaCAGAAGAGATAAGTCTAGCTAATATGTCCAGTGCTTTGAGTGGAGCAGGAGCTAAGGCTGCAAAAGCTtttaaagacttatatgatcttTGGTTTGATgcagaaagaaataaaacaaaatatttaaaaattctagaaaaagaagagaTAAGTCCAGCTAATATGTCTAGTATTTTAAGCGGAGCAGGAGCTAATGCCACAAAAGCTTTTAAAGACTTATATGACCTTTGGTTTGATGAGCAAGGAAATAAAACACAATActtaaaaactctagaaaaagaagagaTAAGTTTAGCTAACGTGTCCAGTATTTTAAATGGAGCAGGAGCTAATGCCACAAAAGCTtttaaagacttatatgatcttTGGTTTGATGCAGAAGGAgagaaaatacaatatttcaatattctaaaaaaagaaggaataaGTCCAGCTAATATGTCTAGTATTTTAAGCGGAGCAGGAGCTAATGCCACAAAAGCTTTTAAAGACTTATATGACCTTTGGTTTGACGCAGAAggaaagaaaatacaatatttaaaaaatctaaaagaagAAGGAATAAGTCTAGCTAATAtgtccagtattttaagtggGGCAGGAGCTAAGGCtgcaaaaacttttaaagacttatatgatcttTGGTTTGATGCCAAAGgaaataaaacgaaatatttacaaacgctagaaaaagaagaaataaatctGACTAATATATCTAGTATTTTACATGGAGCAGGAGCTAAAGCTGTAAAAGCTTTTAAAAACCTATATAGTACATTTTTTGATGAGcaaggaaataaaaaacagcATTTAAAgcattttgttaagaaaaaaggTTTTACAATACATAACTTGTCAAGTATATTAAGTGGATCAGGAGCTAATGCTCGATATGCTTTTGAAAAGTTGTACAGGGTCTGTTTTAATGACAAAGGAAAAAGAACAAAACTTTTAAACGATTTCTATAAAGCAGGTTTTGAGCCAGGTAACTTATCTTGTATGTTATGTGGAGCAGGAGTTCATGCTTcttctattttaaaaagattgcaTAGTGTTTGTTTTGATGACGAAGGAGAAAGAACAGAGCttttaaataacttctttaATGCAGGTTTTAGGTCAGGTGATTTATGCAATATATTAAGTGGGGTAGCAGGTAGTCTAGAAGAATTCCacgatttttgttttataagagaaacaaaaaaatatttgtaccaTTTCTTAGATGAGAAAGAAAGTTTCACGCCgagtaatttatgtaatatattacatgGAGCAAGAGCTAATATTTATTCTGCTTTAAGAGATTTTCATAATGTTTGTTTTGATGAGGCAGGAAATAAAACACAGCTTTTAGATGATTTCTATAGGGCAGGTTTTACAACAAGTAATTTATCCAAAATATTATCCATGGCAGGAAATAATGCCTCTTctattttcgtaaatttttataaatcttgttttaataaaaaaaattatttaaatcacttTTTAGCCGAGAAAGAACTCTTTACACCAAAAAATTTATCCAAGATATTAGATAGAGTGGGACTTAATATTTGTTCTACTTTTGAAAAACTGCATAATCTTTGTTTTGATAAAGAAGGAAACaaaacaaagtatttaaatGATCTCATCAAAAGTAACTCGAcgaataaaatacttaaaatattatataaaaaagttaaaaaagctCCCTTTACCTTTTTAGATAGTACATCACTACAATAA
- the LOC105195561 gene encoding uncharacterized protein LOC105195561 isoform X1, with protein sequence MFENIALDIETLLSKLFCINKGMSELQSNGAAILHTMQYHKEILKDYKLEFNNIRNNFIARKDCENLVGSVHKEIGRDARTTPSKRSSRSRSSAKESPETGPSSRKRRRSVIDKGDVVSKRLHNEEAKFAKSVAGREGTPRFNRFLNFLIKEEGKKCVEVLKREGVNLTNMSSILSRAGSNAPQAFKDLYNLWFDAEGNKTEYLKILEKEGVNLSNMSSVLSRAGANAEKAFKDLYDLWFDAEGNKTPYLKTLETEGISLTNISSILHGVGAKAKVAFIELYNLWFDAEGNKTKYLKTLEKKGINLANVSSMLSGAGAKAVKAFKDLYDLWFDAEGNKTQYLRTLETEGINLPNISGILGGAGAKAAKTFKDLYDLWFDVEENKTKYLKTFETEGINLANISSILGRAGANATKAFKDLYDLWFDEQGNKTQYLKTLKTEEISLANMSSALSGAGAKAAKAFKDLYDLWFDAERNKTKYLKILEKEEISPANMSSILSGAGANATKAFKDLYDLWFDEQGNKTQYLKTLEKEEISLANVSSILNGAGANATKAFKDLYDLWFDAEGEKIQYFNILKKEGISPANMSSILSGAGANATKAFKDLYDLWFDAEGKKIQYLKNLKEEGISLANMSSILSGAGAKAAKTFKDLYDLWFDAKGNKTKYLQTLEKEEINLTNISSILHGAGAKAVKAFKNLYSTFFDEQGNKKQHLKHFVKKKGFTIHNLSSILSGSGANARYAFEKLYRVCFNDKGKRTKLLNDFYKAGFEPGNLSCMLCGAGVHASSILKRLHSVCFDDEGERTELLNNFFNAGFRSGDLCNILSGVAGSLEEFHDFCFIRETKKYLYHFLDEKESFTPSNLCNILHGARANIYSALRDFHNVCFDEAGNKTQLLDDFYRAGFTTSNLSKILSMAGNNASSIFVNFYKSCFNKKNYLNHFLAEKELFTPKNLSKILDRVGLNICSTFEKLHNLCFDKEGNKTKYLNDLIKSNSTNKILKILYKKVKKAPFTFLDSTSLQ encoded by the exons ATGTTTGAGAACATAGCGTTGGATATTGAAACATTGCTCTCCAAG TTGTTCTGCATAAACAAGGGGATGAGTGAATTGCAGTCAAACGGAGCAGCTATACTGCACACGATGCAGTACCACAAAGAAATACTGAAAGACTACAAACTGGAATTCAATAACATTAGAAATAACTTTATAGCCAGGAAAGATTGCGAGAATCTGGTAGGCAGCGTCCATAAGGAAATAGG AAGAGATGCTAGAACTACCCCATCCAAACGAAGTAGTCGTTCAAGGAGTTCAGCCAAGGAAAGTCCTGAAACTGGTCCTAGCTCTAGAAAACGGAGACGTTCTGTTATAGACAAAGGTGACGTAGTATCAAAGAGGCTGCACAATGAAGAGGCTAAATTTGCTAAAAGTGTTGCTGGTAGAGAAGGGACACCTAGGTTTAATCGattcttaaatttcttaattaaagaagaaggaaaaaaatgtGTAGAGGTTCTGAAAAGAGAAGGAGTAAATTTAACTAATAtgtccagtattttaagtaGAGCAGGATCTAATGCTCCTCAGGCTTTTAAAGACTTATATAACCTTTGGTTTGATGCAGAAGGAAATAaaactgaatatttaaaaattctagaaaaagaagGAGTAAATCTATCTAATATGTCCAGTGTTTTGAGTAGAGCAGGAGCCAATGCCGAAAAAGCTTTTAAAGACTTATATGACCTTTGGTTTGATGCAGAAGGAAATAAAACtccatatttaaaaactttagaaaCAGAGGGAATAAGTCTAACTAATATATCCAGTATTTTGCATGGAGTAGGAGCTAAGGCTAAAGTTgcttttatagaattatataatctttGGTTTGATGCAGAAGgaaataaaacgaaatatttaaaaactctagaaaaaaaAGGGATAAATCTAGCTAATGTGTCTAGTATGTTAAGTGGAGCAGGAGCTAAGGCTGTAAAAGCTtttaaagacttatatgatcttTGGTTTGATGCAGAAGgaaataaaacacaatatttgaGAACTCTAGAAACAGAAGGAATAAATCTACCTAATATATCCGGTATTTTAGGTGGGGCAGGAGCTAAGGCtgcaaaaacttttaaagacttatatgatcttTGGTTTGATgtagaagaaaataaaacaaaatatttaaaaactttcgaAACAGAAGGAATAAATTTAGCTAATATATCCAGTATTTTAGGTAGAGCAGGAGCTAACGCCACAAAAGCTTTTAAAGACTTATATGACCTTTGGTTTGATGAGCAAGgaaataaaacacaatatttaaaaactctaaaaaCAGAAGAGATAAGTCTAGCTAATATGTCCAGTGCTTTGAGTGGAGCAGGAGCTAAGGCTGCAAAAGCTtttaaagacttatatgatcttTGGTTTGATgcagaaagaaataaaacaaaatatttaaaaattctagaaaaagaagagaTAAGTCCAGCTAATATGTCTAGTATTTTAAGCGGAGCAGGAGCTAATGCCACAAAAGCTTTTAAAGACTTATATGACCTTTGGTTTGATGAGCAAGGAAATAAAACACAATActtaaaaactctagaaaaagaagagaTAAGTTTAGCTAACGTGTCCAGTATTTTAAATGGAGCAGGAGCTAATGCCACAAAAGCTtttaaagacttatatgatcttTGGTTTGATGCAGAAGGAgagaaaatacaatatttcaatattctaaaaaaagaaggaataaGTCCAGCTAATATGTCTAGTATTTTAAGCGGAGCAGGAGCTAATGCCACAAAAGCTTTTAAAGACTTATATGACCTTTGGTTTGACGCAGAAggaaagaaaatacaatatttaaaaaatctaaaagaagAAGGAATAAGTCTAGCTAATAtgtccagtattttaagtggGGCAGGAGCTAAGGCtgcaaaaacttttaaagacttatatgatcttTGGTTTGATGCCAAAGgaaataaaacgaaatatttacaaacgctagaaaaagaagaaataaatctGACTAATATATCTAGTATTTTACATGGAGCAGGAGCTAAAGCTGTAAAAGCTTTTAAAAACCTATATAGTACATTTTTTGATGAGcaaggaaataaaaaacagcATTTAAAgcattttgttaagaaaaaaggTTTTACAATACATAACTTGTCAAGTATATTAAGTGGATCAGGAGCTAATGCTCGATATGCTTTTGAAAAGTTGTACAGGGTCTGTTTTAATGACAAAGGAAAAAGAACAAAACTTTTAAACGATTTCTATAAAGCAGGTTTTGAGCCAGGTAACTTATCTTGTATGTTATGTGGAGCAGGAGTTCATGCTTcttctattttaaaaagattgcaTAGTGTTTGTTTTGATGACGAAGGAGAAAGAACAGAGCttttaaataacttctttaATGCAGGTTTTAGGTCAGGTGATTTATGCAATATATTAAGTGGGGTAGCAGGTAGTCTAGAAGAATTCCacgatttttgttttataagagaaacaaaaaaatatttgtaccaTTTCTTAGATGAGAAAGAAAGTTTCACGCCgagtaatttatgtaatatattacatgGAGCAAGAGCTAATATTTATTCTGCTTTAAGAGATTTTCATAATGTTTGTTTTGATGAGGCAGGAAATAAAACACAGCTTTTAGATGATTTCTATAGGGCAGGTTTTACAACAAGTAATTTATCCAAAATATTATCCATGGCAGGAAATAATGCCTCTTctattttcgtaaatttttataaatcttgttttaataaaaaaaattatttaaatcacttTTTAGCCGAGAAAGAACTCTTTACACCAAAAAATTTATCCAAGATATTAGATAGAGTGGGACTTAATATTTGTTCTACTTTTGAAAAACTGCATAATCTTTGTTTTGATAAAGAAGGAAACaaaacaaagtatttaaatGATCTCATCAAAAGTAACTCGAcgaataaaatacttaaaatattatataaaaaagttaaaaaagctCCCTTTACCTTTTTAGATAGTACATCACTACAATAA